A region of the Chryseobacterium gotjawalense genome:
ATGAATAATTCCAACGCTTCTTTTGTCGTTGTTCCGATAATCGGGTCACCACCAATTCCGATTGCTGTAGAAACACCGTAACCGGCTTTTACCACCTGGTCTGCTGCTTCGTAAGTTAAAGTTCCTGATTTAGAAACGATTCCTATTTTTCCTTTTTTGAAAACGAAACCAGGCATAATTCCTATTTTGGCTTCATCAGAAGTAATAATTCCCGGGCAGTTTGGCCCAATCAATCTGCTATCTTTGTCAGCAAGGTATGCTTTCACTTTCACCATATCTGCAACCGGAATTCCTTCGGTAATACATACGATTACTTTGATTCCTGCTTCTGCTGCTTCCATAATCGCATCTGCAGCAAATGCCGGCGGCACGAAAATAATACTCACATTAGCTCCGGCTTTTTCTACCGCATCTGCAACCGTATTAAAAACCGGTTTTCCCAAATGCTCAGAACCTCCTTTTCCTGGGGTAACTCCACCTACGACATTTGTTCCGTATTCGATCATTTGCCCTGCATGGAAAGTTCCTTCATTTCCGGTAAATCCCTGTACGATTACTTTAGAATCTTTGTTTACTAATACTGACATTTTTTATTTTTTAAATTTATTATTCAATTAATGATTACAAAATTACTTAATAATATTTGAACTTGCTGGCATCTATAGCCGTTATTTCAACTTCTTAAGCTTCACTTCCTTTCTTAAATACTGCCGGAATTCTTCCGCAATGGGTCCGAAATAAGTTCCTTTTTGCAAATCCCTGTTTACACCGCATTTTGCTAAAAGAACCGTTCCGCTTTCTACACGGACACCTGAGGCCATCCCCACCTGTCCCCAAATGGTGACTTCATCTTCGATGATGCAGCATCCTGCAATGCCTGTTTGGGAAGCAATGAGGCATTTTTTTCCGATAATGGTGTCGTGTCCGATCTGGATTTGATTGTCTAAAACAGAACCTTCGCCAATCACCGTAGCATCGGTAACTCCTCTGTCGATGGTACAGCCGTTTCCTATTTCTACATTATTTTCTATAATGACATTTCCGACTGAAATTAACCGGTCAAAATTTCCGTTAAATTTTCTGTAATAAAAGGCATCACCGCCCACAACTGTATTGGACTGAATGATGACGTTATCGCCAATTACCGTTCGGTCGCCAATCACAACATTCGGAAAGATGATACAGTCGTTTCCGATTTTCACATTATTACCAATGACTACAGAAGAATGAATTTGCGTGCGTTCTCCTACTTCCAGTTCATGCAGCGTTTCGCCGAAGTTGGTAATTTTTGTAAAATGGGTATTGATTTTATTAAAATCCCTGAACGGATCATCAGAAACGAGCAGTGCTTTTCCGGCTGGGCACTCTACTTCCTTATCGATAAGAATAATGGTTGCCGCAGAATGGAGTGCTTTATCATAATATTTCGGATGATTTACAAAAACAATTTCTCCACTTTTCACCCTATGAATTTCATTGGTTCCTAAAACCGGAAAATTTTCGTCGCCAATCATTTTAGCG
Encoded here:
- the sucD gene encoding succinate--CoA ligase subunit alpha — translated: MSVLVNKDSKVIVQGFTGNEGTFHAGQMIEYGTNVVGGVTPGKGGSEHLGKPVFNTVADAVEKAGANVSIIFVPPAFAADAIMEAAEAGIKVIVCITEGIPVADMVKVKAYLADKDSRLIGPNCPGIITSDEAKIGIMPGFVFKKGKIGIVSKSGTLTYEAADQVVKAGYGVSTAIGIGGDPIIGTTTKEALELFINDPETEAVVMIGEIGGNLEAEAARWYKESGSKKPVVGFIAGQTAPKGRTMGHAGAIVGGDDDTAQAKMAIMRENGIHVVDSPAEIGATVAKVLG
- a CDS encoding LpxD N-terminal domain-containing protein, with amino-acid sequence MTFTKPQTLKSISEIIGAKMIGDENFPVLGTNEIHRVKSGEIVFVNHPKYYDKALHSAATIILIDKEVECPAGKALLVSDDPFRDFNKINTHFTKITNFGETLHELEVGERTQIHSSVVIGNNVKIGNDCIIFPNVVIGDRTVIGDNVIIQSNTVVGGDAFYYRKFNGNFDRLISVGNVIIENNVEIGNGCTIDRGVTDATVIGEGSVLDNQIQIGHDTIIGKKCLIASQTGIAGCCIIEDEVTIWGQVGMASGVRVESGTVLLAKCGVNRDLQKGTYFGPIAEEFRQYLRKEVKLKKLK